The following proteins are co-located in the Dehalococcoidia bacterium genome:
- a CDS encoding acyl-CoA dehydrogenase family protein: MQRPDEREEVAQVRAAARALARRYGRAYWLEKAQHGEAPEELWQDLAQGGYLGLTIPEEYGGAGCHLELLAALIEELSADGLPLFMLVLSTAMAHLVLARHGTPQQKATHFPALLRGESRFCFAITEPDAGSNSFNIRTLARREGDSFVISGQKVFISGVDHADHMLVVARTSPREEVADKRQGMGMFIVGTKAEGLQAVAMDTRILITERQFQVFLDRVTVPASALVGEESKGLDVLFDALNPERITVAAMAVGLGRYALAKAVDYARRRVVFNVPIGAHQGLAHPLAMVATELELAGLMARHAARLFDAGVDRRTVGIYANMAKYAAAEAAIRAVDTAIQVHGGAGFTGEADVITIWPLVRLFRTAPVSREMILNYIAEHHLGLPRSY; this comes from the coding sequence ATGCAGAGGCCCGATGAGCGGGAAGAGGTGGCACAGGTGCGGGCGGCGGCCCGGGCCCTGGCCCGTCGTTATGGGCGCGCCTACTGGCTGGAGAAGGCCCAGCATGGGGAGGCGCCGGAGGAGCTGTGGCAGGACTTGGCCCAGGGGGGCTACCTGGGCCTCACCATACCTGAGGAGTATGGGGGCGCTGGCTGCCATCTGGAGCTTTTGGCTGCCCTCATCGAGGAGCTGAGCGCAGATGGGCTACCTCTGTTCATGCTGGTGCTCAGCACGGCCATGGCCCATCTCGTGTTGGCCCGCCATGGCACGCCGCAGCAGAAGGCCACCCACTTCCCTGCCCTCCTGCGGGGGGAGTCCCGCTTCTGCTTTGCCATCACCGAGCCCGATGCCGGCAGCAACTCCTTCAACATCCGCACCCTAGCGCGGCGGGAAGGCGATTCCTTCGTCATCAGCGGCCAGAAGGTCTTCATCAGCGGGGTAGACCATGCCGACCACATGCTCGTGGTGGCCAGGACCTCCCCCCGTGAGGAGGTGGCGGACAAGAGGCAGGGGATGGGGATGTTCATCGTCGGGACCAAGGCCGAGGGTCTGCAGGCGGTGGCCATGGATACCCGCATCCTCATCACGGAGCGCCAGTTCCAGGTGTTCCTGGACAGGGTCACGGTGCCGGCCTCCGCCCTGGTGGGGGAGGAGAGCAAGGGCCTGGACGTGCTCTTCGATGCCCTCAACCCAGAGCGGATCACGGTGGCGGCCATGGCTGTGGGGCTCGGTCGATATGCGCTGGCCAAGGCCGTGGATTATGCCCGCCGCCGCGTGGTGTTCAACGTCCCCATCGGTGCCCACCAGGGGCTGGCCCATCCCCTGGCCATGGTCGCCACCGAGCTGGAGCTGGCAGGGCTTATGGCCCGTCACGCTGCCCGCCTCTTCGACGCCGGCGTGGACCGCCGCACGGTGGGCATATATGCCAATATGGCCAAATATGCAGCGGCCGAGGCGGCCATCCGGGCAGTGGACACGGCCATCCAAGTACATGGTGGCGCAGGCTTCACAGGCGAGGCCGATGTCATCACCATCTGGCCCCTGGTTCGTCTCTTCCGCACCGCCCCTGTATCGCGGGAGATGATCCTGAACTATATCGCTGAGCACCACTTAGGCCTACCACGTTCCTACTGA
- a CDS encoding threonine synthase gives MSFAKSLRCRECGRLYPLEPIYVCEFCFGPLEVTYDYEALRRHISRRRIEGGPYTIWRYRELLPVEGEPVDIGAGFTPLLPAPRLGKALGLRHLYIKNDCVNPTWSFKDRVVSVAATKAREFGFDTLACASTGNLANSVAAHAARAGLRALVFIPADLEVGKVVGSAIYGPTLVAVKGSYDDVNRLCSELAERYPWAFVNINVRPYYAEGSKTLGYEVCEQLGWRIPHHCVVPVASGSLFTKIYKGMKELAWLGLVEWRPPRMTAAQALGCSPVVEAWERKSYDIRPQRPNTIAKSLAIGNPADGYYALRVLNESGGYGVAVSDDEIVEGMRLLAETEGIFAETAGGVVVAALKRLAQAGSFAPDETVVAFITGAGLKTREAVEGVLPEPVVVMPTIASFEEAMARRQEALMASKG, from the coding sequence ATGTCCTTCGCCAAAAGTCTGAGGTGTCGCGAGTGTGGGCGCCTGTACCCGCTGGAGCCCATATATGTGTGCGAGTTCTGCTTCGGACCCCTGGAAGTGACTTACGATTACGAGGCCCTACGCAGGCACATATCTCGTCGCCGCATCGAGGGGGGGCCTTACACCATCTGGCGCTATCGCGAACTATTGCCGGTGGAAGGGGAGCCGGTGGACATCGGCGCTGGCTTCACCCCTCTGTTGCCTGCTCCCCGTCTGGGCAAGGCCCTGGGGCTGCGCCACCTCTATATTAAGAACGATTGCGTAAACCCCACCTGGTCCTTCAAAGACCGGGTGGTATCGGTGGCGGCCACCAAGGCCCGGGAGTTCGGCTTCGATACCTTGGCCTGTGCCTCCACTGGCAACCTGGCTAACTCCGTAGCCGCTCATGCCGCCCGCGCTGGGCTGCGGGCTCTAGTCTTCATCCCCGCCGACCTGGAGGTGGGCAAGGTGGTGGGCTCGGCCATCTATGGCCCCACCCTGGTGGCCGTGAAGGGGTCCTATGATGATGTCAACCGCCTGTGCAGCGAGCTGGCCGAGAGGTACCCATGGGCCTTCGTTAACATCAACGTCCGCCCCTATTACGCTGAAGGCTCCAAGACCCTGGGCTACGAGGTGTGCGAGCAGCTGGGCTGGCGCATCCCCCATCACTGCGTGGTGCCGGTGGCCAGCGGCTCCCTGTTCACCAAGATCTACAAGGGCATGAAGGAGCTGGCCTGGCTGGGCCTGGTGGAGTGGCGGCCACCGCGCATGACGGCCGCTCAGGCCTTGGGCTGCTCACCGGTGGTGGAGGCCTGGGAGCGCAAGAGCTACGATATCCGACCCCAGCGCCCCAACACCATCGCCAAATCGTTGGCCATTGGCAACCCCGCCGACGGCTATTACGCCCTGCGCGTCCTCAACGAGAGCGGTGGCTATGGGGTGGCCGTGTCCGACGATGAGATCGTGGAGGGGATGCGGCTCCTGGCCGAGACAGAAGGGATATTCGCTGAGACGGCTGGGGGGGTGGTGGTGGCTGCCCTCAAGCGTCTGGCCCAGGCAGGCTCTTTCGCCCCGGACGAGACGGTGGTAGCATTCATCACAGGGGCCGGCCTTAAGACGCGGGAGGCCGTAGAGGGCGTCCTGCCTGAGCCCGTGGTGGTAATGCCCACCATCGCCTCCTTTGAGGAGGCTATGGCCCGTCGTCAGGAAGCCCTCATGGCCAGCAAAGGGTAG
- a CDS encoding Rrf2 family transcriptional regulator — protein sequence MRISSKGDYGIRALIELAHRYGEGRLTQSAEIAARQNIPESYLEQLLAMLRRAGLVRSVRGPQGGHALARHPNEIRVSDVIRALEGELIPVECLEEASECSRAGGCAQREMWEEVQRAIMQVLDRVTIAELAAKDRQRAVRADRYVI from the coding sequence ATGCGCATATCGAGCAAGGGGGACTACGGCATCCGCGCCCTCATCGAGCTGGCCCACCGGTATGGGGAAGGACGGCTCACCCAGAGCGCTGAGATCGCCGCTCGCCAGAACATCCCTGAGTCTTATCTGGAGCAGCTTTTGGCCATGCTGCGGCGGGCTGGGCTGGTGCGCAGCGTGCGGGGCCCGCAGGGGGGGCATGCCCTGGCCCGCCACCCCAACGAGATAAGGGTGAGCGACGTCATAAGGGCCCTCGAGGGAGAGCTCATACCGGTGGAGTGTCTGGAGGAGGCCTCCGAGTGCAGCCGCGCCGGCGGCTGTGCCCAGCGGGAGATGTGGGAGGAGGTCCAGCGAGCCATTATGCAAGTGCTGGACCGGGTGACCATAGCCGAGCTGGCCGCCAAGGACCGGCAGCGGGCGGTGCGGGCCGATAGGTACGTTATCTAG
- a CDS encoding NIL domain-containing protein has product MAKQRVKFTFPPQLVQEPIIWRLGKNFNVVTNIRRADVTETQGWVVLELEGDMEEIERGIRWVEEQGVRVDPVPGDIMEG; this is encoded by the coding sequence GTGGCCAAACAGCGGGTCAAATTCACCTTCCCCCCTCAGCTAGTGCAGGAGCCCATCATTTGGCGCCTGGGTAAGAACTTCAACGTGGTAACCAACATCCGCCGCGCCGACGTCACCGAGACCCAGGGATGGGTCGTCCTCGAGCTGGAGGGGGATATGGAGGAGATCGAGCGTGGGATAAGGTGGGTGGAGGAGCAGGGGGTGAGGGTGGACCCCGTGCCCGGTGACATCATGGAGGGTTGA
- a CDS encoding enoyl-CoA hydratase-related protein, translating into MGWTEWQRVTGEGMDFTDIIYEKKFHTELEGGVARVLVNRPHRLNAFTAHTMDEMFRAFYDASHDPMIGVVVLSGVGDHFGVGGDVEWEQWGLREQFYWRYAPNRLVRMCRKPVIAMVKGYCIGGSNHLAYCCDFTIAADNAIFGQNGPRVASPADGYIMPYLVRVVGAKRAREMWMLCRRYDASQALAMGLVNRVVPLERLEEEVDRWCEELLSLSPSCLEVLKASFDWELDTMPQLGTIVNWLHHDFFERGEAREGPQAFLEKRRPQFWRIRRAEVEAWRRALQGSQEGNG; encoded by the coding sequence ATGGGCTGGACGGAATGGCAAAGGGTGACCGGTGAGGGGATGGACTTCACCGACATCATCTATGAAAAGAAGTTCCACACCGAGTTGGAGGGGGGAGTAGCCAGGGTCCTGGTAAACCGCCCCCACCGCCTCAACGCCTTCACCGCCCACACCATGGATGAGATGTTCCGCGCCTTCTACGACGCCAGCCACGACCCCATGATCGGCGTGGTGGTGCTGAGTGGCGTTGGTGACCACTTCGGCGTGGGCGGGGACGTGGAGTGGGAGCAGTGGGGTCTGAGGGAACAGTTCTACTGGCGCTATGCTCCCAACCGGCTGGTGCGCATGTGCCGCAAGCCGGTCATCGCCATGGTCAAAGGGTACTGCATCGGCGGCAGCAACCATTTGGCCTATTGTTGCGACTTTACCATCGCTGCCGACAACGCCATCTTCGGCCAGAACGGCCCCCGCGTGGCCAGCCCCGCCGATGGCTATATCATGCCCTATCTGGTACGGGTGGTGGGGGCCAAGCGGGCCCGCGAGATGTGGATGCTCTGCCGCCGTTACGACGCCAGCCAGGCCCTGGCCATGGGGCTGGTGAACCGCGTCGTCCCCCTGGAGAGGCTGGAGGAGGAGGTGGACCGTTGGTGCGAGGAGCTCCTCTCCCTCTCCCCCAGCTGTCTGGAGGTGCTTAAGGCCTCCTTCGACTGGGAGCTGGACACCATGCCTCAGTTGGGCACCATCGTCAACTGGCTCCACCACGACTTCTTCGAGCGAGGGGAGGCGCGGGAAGGCCCCCAGGCCTTCCTGGAGAAGAGGCGGCCCCAGTTCTGGCGTATCCGGCGGGCAGAGGTGGAGGCATGGCGACGGGCCCTGCAAGGGTCCCAAGAGGGCAATGGGTAG
- a CDS encoding LLM class flavin-dependent oxidoreductase has translation MPGVQVGVNLFFFLDRLLRERERLPQLEELGFDSLWTGDHLYVPRYGAVFDAFTVLAALAAVTRRVLLGAGVVILPLRPPAMVAKEAATVDLLSEGRLILGVGVGGEFPWELAACGVPLRERGKRADDAITVLRRLWRGEEVTHAGPGYRLESFRLQPSPARPGGPPIWVGGRAPAAMRRAGHMGDGFLPWMFSPQRYREALLQVRRHAMEAGRDAEAIVPALFVFIALARTREEGEALATTYLEGFYNRPLREAIRHCVPCGPPEECAAMLGRFLEAGAEHLVLSPICRPEELWDHLRLLATEVAPRLREMRASSLG, from the coding sequence GTGCCTGGCGTGCAGGTGGGTGTCAACCTCTTCTTCTTCCTCGATCGGCTCTTGCGGGAGCGGGAGCGTCTGCCCCAGCTGGAGGAGTTGGGGTTCGATTCCTTGTGGACGGGCGACCATCTGTACGTCCCCCGTTATGGGGCCGTCTTCGATGCCTTCACGGTGTTGGCTGCCCTGGCGGCTGTCACCCGACGGGTCCTCCTGGGGGCGGGCGTCGTCATCCTGCCCCTGAGGCCGCCGGCCATGGTGGCCAAAGAGGCTGCCACGGTGGACCTTCTCTCTGAGGGAAGGCTCATCCTGGGGGTGGGCGTGGGGGGCGAGTTCCCCTGGGAACTGGCAGCCTGTGGCGTCCCCCTCAGGGAGAGGGGTAAAAGGGCAGACGACGCCATCACGGTGCTGCGCCGTCTGTGGCGAGGGGAGGAAGTGACACATGCGGGCCCAGGGTACAGGCTGGAGTCATTCCGTCTCCAGCCGTCGCCGGCCCGACCCGGCGGGCCGCCCATCTGGGTGGGGGGCCGCGCCCCAGCAGCCATGCGCCGCGCTGGTCATATGGGGGACGGGTTTTTGCCCTGGATGTTCTCCCCGCAACGGTACCGGGAGGCCCTTTTACAGGTGCGTCGCCACGCCATGGAGGCTGGCCGGGACGCGGAGGCCATCGTCCCCGCCCTGTTCGTGTTCATCGCGCTGGCCCGCACACGGGAGGAAGGGGAGGCCTTGGCTACCACCTACCTGGAGGGGTTTTACAACCGTCCCTTACGAGAGGCCATTCGCCACTGTGTCCCTTGCGGCCCCCCCGAGGAGTGTGCGGCCATGCTGGGCCGCTTCCTGGAAGCGGGGGCGGAGCACCTGGTGCTCTCCCCCATCTGCCGGCCGGAGGAGCTGTGGGACCATCTGCGGTTGCTGGCCACAGAGGTGGCCCCCCGCTTGCGGGAGATGAGGGCTAGCTCCTTAGGGTGA
- the cysK gene encoding cysteine synthase A, whose amino-acid sequence MARRARIVDSVLDLIGDTPMVRLNRVVPNGAAEIVAKLESLNPAGSVKDRIALSMIEDAERRGILKPGATIVEPTSGNTGIGLAMVAAVKGYRLIVTMPEDMSLARRDLLARFGAEVVLTPALEGMTGAVYAAEELVRNNPDYFMPQQFENPANPEIHRRTTAQEILEATEGRLDAFVAGVGTGGTITGVGEVLKQHNPNILVVAVEPSRSPVLQGGRPGPHAIQGIGASFVPGVLNRRIIDEVIGVGDEEAMAMARRLAREEGLLVGISSGANVVAAIKVAKRMGRGKRVVTILPDTGERYSFLE is encoded by the coding sequence ATGGCCAGGCGCGCTAGGATCGTGGACAGCGTCCTCGACCTTATAGGCGACACGCCCATGGTGCGCCTCAACCGCGTGGTGCCCAATGGGGCGGCAGAGATCGTGGCTAAGCTGGAGTCCCTCAACCCCGCTGGCTCCGTCAAGGATCGCATCGCCCTCTCCATGATCGAGGACGCCGAGCGACGGGGCATCCTCAAGCCAGGGGCTACCATCGTGGAACCCACCAGCGGTAACACGGGCATCGGCCTGGCCATGGTGGCGGCTGTGAAGGGGTACCGCCTCATCGTCACCATGCCCGAAGACATGAGCCTGGCCCGTCGCGACCTCCTGGCCCGATTCGGGGCGGAGGTGGTCCTCACCCCGGCCCTAGAGGGGATGACGGGGGCGGTCTACGCCGCTGAGGAGCTGGTGCGCAACAACCCCGACTACTTCATGCCCCAGCAGTTCGAGAACCCCGCCAACCCCGAGATCCACCGTCGCACCACCGCCCAGGAGATCTTGGAGGCCACGGAGGGGCGGCTGGACGCCTTCGTGGCTGGGGTGGGCACGGGCGGCACCATCACCGGCGTTGGCGAGGTCCTAAAGCAGCACAACCCCAACATCTTGGTGGTGGCAGTGGAGCCCTCCCGCTCGCCCGTCTTGCAAGGGGGCAGACCAGGCCCCCATGCCATCCAGGGCATAGGCGCCAGCTTCGTCCCTGGCGTCCTCAACCGGCGCATCATCGACGAGGTCATCGGCGTGGGGGACGAAGAGGCCATGGCCATGGCCCGCCGTCTGGCCCGTGAGGAGGGGCTCCTGGTGGGCATATCATCGGGGGCCAATGTGGTGGCAGCCATCAAAGTGGCCAAGCGGATGGGCCGGGGCAAGCGGGTGGTGACCATCCTGCCGGACACCGGCGAGCGTTACAGCTTCTTGGAGTAA
- a CDS encoding Zn-ribbon domain-containing OB-fold protein, with product MTGAPVPNQEGVAGPFWEAARRGRLVAQRCQGCGYIFLPPRRWCPRCWASQLEWIACSGRGRVYSFTVVHQAPSHFFQRRAPYALAIVELEEGPRLMANIVGVEPARVHIDMAVQVTFERRGEVSVPQFTPIDNGDEDAEAR from the coding sequence GTGACAGGGGCGCCGGTACCTAACCAGGAAGGGGTAGCGGGCCCCTTTTGGGAGGCGGCGCGCCGGGGGCGTCTGGTGGCCCAGCGGTGTCAAGGGTGTGGCTACATCTTCCTGCCCCCCCGTCGATGGTGCCCAAGGTGTTGGGCCAGCCAGCTGGAATGGATCGCATGCTCCGGGCGGGGACGGGTCTATAGCTTCACCGTGGTCCATCAGGCCCCTTCGCACTTCTTCCAAAGGCGGGCGCCTTACGCCCTGGCCATTGTGGAGCTAGAAGAGGGCCCTCGCCTCATGGCCAACATAGTGGGGGTGGAGCCAGCGCGCGTCCACATCGACATGGCCGTTCAGGTGACCTTTGAGAGGCGAGGCGAGGTGTCCGTCCCACAGTTCACACCTATCGATAACGGGGATGAAGATGCAGAGGCCCGATGA
- a CDS encoding glutaredoxin domain-containing protein has protein sequence MTGIVYVYGANWCPDCRRAKQFLTDWGVPFRWLDVEADQEARQYVLQVNGGRFIIPVVVFPEGDYLVEPTNGELAARLGLPPTRPAP, from the coding sequence GTGACTGGCATCGTATACGTCTATGGGGCCAACTGGTGCCCCGACTGCCGTCGCGCCAAGCAGTTCCTCACCGACTGGGGCGTACCCTTCCGCTGGCTGGACGTGGAGGCCGACCAGGAGGCCAGGCAGTACGTCCTTCAGGTCAATGGGGGCCGCTTCATCATACCGGTGGTGGTGTTCCCCGAAGGAGACTATCTAGTGGAGCCCACCAACGGGGAGCTGGCCGCTCGCCTAGGTCTGCCACCCACCCGCCCGGCGCCTTAG
- a CDS encoding ubiquitin-like small modifier protein 1 translates to MSVKVRIPAPLRRLTGGQEVVTAEGSRLKDCIEALEARFPGLKERLVDEAGQLRRFVNVYVNGEDVRFLQGLDTVLKPGDEVSIVPAVAGGGA, encoded by the coding sequence ATGAGCGTGAAGGTACGCATCCCAGCCCCCTTGCGCCGCCTCACCGGTGGCCAGGAGGTGGTGACCGCCGAGGGCTCCCGCCTCAAGGACTGCATCGAGGCCCTTGAGGCCCGGTTCCCGGGCCTCAAGGAGCGGCTTGTGGACGAGGCGGGCCAGTTGCGCCGCTTCGTCAACGTATACGTCAACGGCGAGGACGTGCGCTTCCTCCAAGGTCTGGATACCGTCCTCAAGCCAGGTGATGAGGTAAGCATCGTGCCCGCTGTGGCGGGAGGCGGGGCGTGA
- a CDS encoding YceI family protein, with protein MRRLVVALGIAVLVVGGAVGGGIAYFVSRSDEPELVTEAPPLPSPVATVAPRGEVLHLVVVPEESEASYIAREKLARLPVSTEAVGKTKAITGDIYLTRQGLAPQPPSVLRVDLRTLQSDEPRRDNYVRNNTLEADRYPYAEFIIEEIVGFPLDYREGEEAAVTLKGTMTIHGVSRPFSFDVRARYGGGVLTGVAHATFRLTDFGLSPPNIAGIVTVEDEMRLQVVLTARLQTGS; from the coding sequence ATGAGAAGGCTAGTAGTGGCTCTAGGAATAGCTGTGCTGGTGGTGGGCGGGGCCGTGGGTGGGGGCATCGCCTATTTCGTATCCCGCAGCGACGAGCCCGAGCTGGTGACGGAGGCCCCACCCCTTCCTAGCCCCGTGGCCACAGTGGCGCCAAGGGGCGAGGTCCTCCACCTGGTGGTGGTGCCAGAGGAGTCGGAGGCCAGTTATATAGCGCGGGAGAAACTGGCCCGCCTGCCCGTATCCACAGAGGCAGTGGGCAAGACCAAGGCCATAACGGGCGACATCTACCTCACCCGCCAGGGGCTGGCACCCCAGCCGCCATCAGTGCTGAGGGTGGACCTGCGCACCCTACAGAGCGATGAGCCCCGAAGGGACAATTACGTGCGCAATAACACCTTGGAGGCCGATAGGTACCCCTATGCTGAGTTCATCATAGAGGAGATCGTCGGCTTCCCTCTCGACTACCGAGAGGGGGAAGAGGCGGCAGTGACCCTCAAAGGCACCATGACCATCCACGGCGTCTCCCGACCCTTCAGCTTCGATGTGCGGGCCCGCTATGGAGGCGGCGTCCTCACAGGGGTAGCCCACGCCACCTTCCGGCTTACCGACTTCGGGCTCTCTCCTCCCAACATCGCAGGCATAGTCACGGTGGAGGACGAGATGCGACTACAGGTGGTGCTGACGGCCCGCCTACAGACAGGGTCTTAG
- a CDS encoding response regulator transcription factor, whose product MKVLLVEDERRLVQLVRRVLEEEGHRVEVAYDGLEGLRLALEGDFDVIVLDILLPEMNGVEVCQALRRAKVDTPVLMLTALDSVEDKVRGLDAGADDYLAKPFAFQELLARLRALSRRRVQPREPHRLQVGDLVLDLQRRRAWRGGREIELSPKEFALLELLMRNAGRVLTRTQILDHVWGYDFAPDSNLVDVYIAYLRRKVDKGHQRPLIHTVRGHGYMISE is encoded by the coding sequence GTGAAGGTCCTCTTGGTAGAGGACGAGCGGCGCCTGGTCCAGCTGGTGCGCCGTGTCCTGGAGGAGGAGGGGCACCGGGTGGAGGTAGCTTACGATGGCCTGGAAGGCCTCCGCCTGGCCTTGGAAGGGGATTTCGATGTCATCGTGCTGGACATATTGCTTCCGGAGATGAACGGGGTGGAGGTGTGCCAGGCCTTGCGTCGGGCCAAGGTGGACACCCCTGTCCTCATGCTCACCGCCCTGGACAGCGTGGAGGACAAGGTGCGGGGCCTGGACGCCGGCGCCGACGACTACCTTGCCAAGCCTTTTGCATTCCAGGAGCTGCTGGCCCGTCTGCGGGCTCTCTCCCGCCGTCGCGTCCAGCCGCGGGAGCCCCATCGGCTCCAGGTGGGGGACTTGGTGCTGGACCTGCAGCGGCGCCGGGCCTGGCGTGGGGGCCGCGAGATCGAGCTCTCCCCTAAGGAGTTTGCCCTCTTGGAGCTGCTTATGCGTAACGCAGGCCGCGTCCTCACCCGCACCCAGATCCTGGATCACGTGTGGGGATACGATTTCGCCCCCGACTCCAACTTGGTGGATGTATACATCGCCTACCTACGGCGCAAGGTGGACAAGGGTCACCAGAGGCCCCTCATCCATACTGTGCGGGGCCATGGCTACATGATATCGGAGTAG
- a CDS encoding HAMP domain-containing sensor histidine kinase, with translation MFASARWRLALWFAAVLAVALTLLGLAVYLTVRHMVLGNVDDELRTRAERELPLLNARLRLLERQQAIGDVQVGPEEGSYAYMYALLGPHGQLLAASRNLDPTILPPSQDTQEVLARGPKLLTVQSHDGEEVRIYLRPVGMGPGLVLLVGRSLEPELSALHNLLVILLAGGVGAILLSVGGGYFLAGRALRPIKEAMERQRTFMADASHELRTPLSLIRASAEILQRHPEEPISAHRQEVEDIIGESERLARLVSQLLTLARADAGRLPLHREEVDLAQLARDAVRQLSPRLQEKGLQGEVVAPGAVPLWGDATRLRELLFILLDNAIKFTPAGGRVEVRAAADGDRARLEVADTGVGIDPQDLPRIFDRFYRADRARRRDEDGGAGLGLAIAKAIVEAHGGRIWAESQLGRGATFVVVLPRGREGAPRPVDTQWGAC, from the coding sequence GTGTTCGCGTCCGCTCGCTGGCGCCTCGCCCTTTGGTTTGCGGCAGTCCTGGCGGTGGCCCTGACCCTATTGGGCCTAGCCGTGTACCTCACGGTCCGTCACATGGTGCTGGGGAACGTGGACGACGAGCTGCGCACGCGGGCGGAACGGGAGCTGCCCCTCCTCAATGCCCGTCTACGCCTCCTGGAGAGGCAGCAGGCCATAGGGGATGTTCAGGTGGGGCCAGAGGAGGGGTCCTACGCATATATGTATGCCCTGTTAGGGCCCCATGGGCAGCTCCTGGCCGCCAGCCGCAACTTGGACCCCACCATTCTCCCCCCGTCCCAGGATACGCAGGAGGTGTTAGCAAGGGGGCCCAAGCTCCTGACCGTCCAGTCGCACGATGGGGAGGAGGTGCGTATCTATCTGCGGCCCGTGGGGATGGGCCCTGGGCTGGTGCTACTGGTGGGACGGAGCCTCGAGCCTGAGCTATCTGCCCTGCACAACCTCCTGGTGATTCTGCTGGCAGGAGGGGTAGGTGCCATCCTCCTGTCGGTAGGCGGGGGCTATTTCTTGGCCGGGCGGGCCCTCCGTCCCATCAAAGAGGCTATGGAGCGCCAGCGGACCTTCATGGCCGATGCCTCCCATGAACTCCGGACCCCCCTCTCCCTCATCAGGGCCAGCGCCGAGATCCTCCAACGTCACCCCGAGGAGCCTATCTCGGCTCACCGGCAGGAGGTGGAGGATATCATCGGCGAGAGCGAGCGACTGGCCCGCCTCGTGTCCCAGCTGCTGACCCTGGCTCGGGCCGACGCTGGCCGTCTTCCCCTGCACAGGGAGGAGGTGGACTTGGCCCAGTTGGCTCGGGACGCCGTGCGTCAGCTCTCGCCCCGCCTTCAGGAGAAGGGCCTGCAAGGAGAGGTGGTGGCCCCGGGCGCCGTCCCCCTGTGGGGCGATGCCACCCGCCTGCGGGAGCTTCTGTTCATCCTGTTGGACAACGCCATCAAATTCACCCCCGCGGGAGGCAGGGTGGAGGTGAGGGCCGCCGCCGATGGCGATAGGGCCCGTCTGGAGGTGGCCGATACAGGGGTGGGCATCGACCCCCAGGACCTGCCCCGCATCTTCGACCGCTTCTATCGGGCCGACCGCGCCCGCCGCCGCGATGAGGATGGAGGGGCGGGGCTGGGGCTGGCCATCGCTAAGGCCATAGTGGAGGCCCACGGCGGCCGCATCTGGGCAGAGAGCCAGCTGGGGCGGGGTGCCACCTTCGTGGTAGTTCTGCCAAGGGGGCGCGAGGGGGCCCCGCGGCCCGTTGACACACAGTGGGGGGCATGCTAG
- the phoU gene encoding phosphate signaling complex protein PhoU, with protein sequence MTRKLLEQELLEIQEEMVVLAEMVAGAIEGAIRALIQRDKELAHQIIMDDLKVNQKRYAIEERCLEIIATQQPMASDLRTIISVLYIIVDLERMGDHAEGIAKLAILLADEPPLKPYIDIPRMAQVATGMLRDAVDSFRRRDPQAARAICDRDDEVDALYDQVYRELLTFMLQDPRTIQRATWLTWVAHNLERIADRATNICERVVYLVEGRIEEMNVSKY encoded by the coding sequence ATGACACGCAAGCTTCTCGAGCAAGAGCTTTTAGAGATCCAGGAGGAGATGGTGGTTCTGGCGGAGATGGTGGCTGGGGCCATAGAGGGGGCCATCCGCGCTCTCATCCAGAGGGACAAGGAGCTGGCCCACCAAATCATCATGGATGACCTGAAGGTCAACCAGAAGCGGTACGCCATTGAGGAGCGGTGCTTGGAGATCATCGCCACGCAGCAGCCCATGGCCAGTGACCTACGCACCATCATCTCCGTCCTCTACATCATCGTCGATCTGGAGCGCATGGGGGACCATGCTGAGGGCATCGCCAAACTGGCCATCCTCCTGGCCGATGAGCCCCCCCTCAAGCCTTATATCGACATCCCGCGTATGGCCCAGGTGGCCACGGGGATGCTGCGGGACGCGGTGGACTCCTTCCGCCGCCGCGACCCACAGGCTGCCCGTGCCATCTGCGACCGCGACGACGAGGTGGACGCCCTATACGACCAGGTATACCGGGAGCTCCTGACCTTTATGCTCCAGGACCCCCGCACCATCCAGCGGGCCACGTGGCTCACCTGGGTGGCCCACAACCTGGAGCGCATCGCCGACCGGGCCACCAACATATGCGAGCGTGTGGTCTACCTGGTGGAGGGCCGCATCGAGGAGATGAACGTCTCCAAGTACTAA